The following proteins come from a genomic window of Paenibacillus spongiae:
- the yqfC gene encoding sporulation protein YqfC, translating to MGRINRRLRKMAADLFDLPQDVVFDLPRLTMIGDRQLYIENHRGVLHFSSDKLRLALTKGELEITGEGLIIRTIWTEEVFVEGQIKHIEVHE from the coding sequence GCAGACTGCGCAAAATGGCAGCCGATCTGTTCGACTTGCCGCAGGACGTCGTATTCGATTTGCCAAGGCTGACGATGATCGGAGACCGTCAGCTATACATCGAGAACCATCGCGGCGTGCTGCATTTCTCCAGTGACAAGCTCCGGCTCGCACTAACCAAGGGAGAGCTTGAAATCACCGGCGAAGGGCTCATCATTCGTACGATATGGACGGAAGAAGTGTTCGTGGAAGGTCAAATCAAGCATATCGAAGTCCATGAATAA
- the yqfD gene encoding sporulation protein YqfD → MNASWLQWVRGIVIIRVQGERLEEFVNRALASGLQLWSISRTSDGGLVCHVVIGDFFRLRPLLKETGSRLHIVARRGMPFWFKKLEKRLFFGIGLILFFIGMYMLSSLIWTIEVKGNNLLSEERILQVAKQEGLYPFQWSFRLTPTDELSKRMAQKLPGAAWIGVEKRGTKITIQVVETTKPAPLPLLSPRHLVASTDAVVTDIQAETGRPVVKRNARVKMGDVLISGILGDANNTRTVVAKGEVKGLVWHEYNIVSPLERKVKAYTGEKRTIWYAVIGGRALKVSGFGKLPFEKYETVRHMEQTTWRTRKLPIGRLKETVWEVREETVPVSPEEAKAAGLLQARADIIAKNGPKTVVRAENILHEKTDNGKVYMKVLFEVEQSIATERPLVHMQGE, encoded by the coding sequence ATGAATGCCTCATGGTTGCAATGGGTACGCGGAATCGTCATCATTCGGGTGCAGGGAGAAAGGCTGGAGGAGTTCGTAAACCGGGCGCTGGCAAGCGGGCTGCAGCTGTGGTCTATTAGCCGGACAAGCGATGGCGGGCTTGTTTGCCATGTCGTGATCGGCGACTTCTTCCGGCTTCGGCCGCTTCTGAAGGAGACAGGCTCCCGCCTGCATATCGTCGCGCGCCGCGGCATGCCGTTCTGGTTCAAGAAGCTGGAGAAACGCCTTTTCTTCGGGATCGGCCTTATTCTTTTTTTCATCGGAATGTACATGCTCTCCTCGCTCATTTGGACGATTGAAGTGAAGGGCAACAACCTGCTGTCTGAAGAGCGGATTTTACAGGTGGCCAAGCAGGAGGGTCTGTACCCGTTCCAATGGTCGTTCCGGTTAACCCCGACCGACGAGCTGTCCAAGCGTATGGCGCAGAAGCTGCCTGGCGCGGCATGGATCGGCGTGGAGAAGCGGGGAACGAAAATAACGATACAGGTCGTAGAAACGACCAAGCCGGCCCCTCTGCCGCTCCTAAGCCCCCGACATTTGGTTGCCTCCACGGATGCGGTCGTCACGGATATACAGGCGGAGACGGGAAGGCCGGTCGTCAAGCGCAATGCGAGGGTAAAGATGGGCGACGTCCTGATCTCGGGAATTCTGGGCGACGCGAACAATACCCGGACTGTTGTAGCCAAGGGCGAGGTTAAAGGGCTTGTATGGCATGAGTATAATATCGTATCCCCGCTGGAACGGAAGGTTAAGGCATATACGGGAGAAAAACGTACGATCTGGTATGCGGTCATCGGAGGCAGGGCGTTAAAGGTCAGCGGCTTCGGCAAGCTCCCCTTCGAGAAATACGAGACGGTCCGTCATATGGAACAGACGACCTGGCGCACGCGAAAACTGCCGATCGGAAGGTTGAAAGAAACGGTATGGGAGGTTCGGGAAGAAACGGTTCCGGTCAGCCCCGAAGAAGCGAAAGCGGCAGGTTTGCTGCAAGCTCGCGCGGATATTATCGCTAAGAACGGACCCAAAACGGTCGTTCGCGCGGAAAACATTTTGCATGAAAAGACGGACAATGGTAAAGTTTATATGAAAGTGCTTTTTGAAGTAGAGCAGTCCATCGCGACTGAAAGGCCGTTAGTTCATATGCAGGGAGAATGA
- a CDS encoding PhoH family protein gives MHNETKVVKIPLESGAEGLALFGPQDKYLRLVQEQMKADIMSREAEITISGPTADVDSLEQLYTVLQQLFRGGYVPTERDVMYALEMAKTLQADQLLDLFKAEITSTYKGKPIRVKTIGQRHYVKTIKKKDIVFGIGPAGTGKTYLAVVLAIAALKEGSVKRIMLTRPAVEAGENLGFLPGDLQEKVDPYLRPLYDALHDVLGPDQTAKAFERGLIEVAPLAYMRGRTLDDSFIILDEAQNTTPEQIKMFLTRLGFGSKMVITGDVTQIDLPRGRKSGLIEASRILKDIEEIGFILFSEQDVVRHSLVQKIIMAYNTYEEETNA, from the coding sequence TTGCACAATGAGACGAAAGTAGTGAAAATCCCGCTGGAGAGCGGTGCGGAAGGACTGGCGTTGTTCGGTCCGCAGGACAAGTATTTAAGGCTCGTACAAGAACAGATGAAAGCGGACATTATGTCCCGCGAGGCGGAAATTACGATTTCCGGGCCAACCGCCGATGTGGATTCCCTCGAACAGCTGTACACCGTATTGCAGCAATTATTCAGGGGCGGCTACGTTCCGACCGAGCGCGACGTCATGTATGCGCTGGAAATGGCGAAGACGCTGCAAGCAGACCAGCTGCTGGACTTGTTCAAGGCGGAGATTACTTCGACTTACAAGGGGAAACCGATTCGCGTCAAAACAATCGGCCAGCGGCACTATGTGAAGACGATTAAGAAGAAAGACATCGTATTCGGAATCGGCCCGGCCGGTACAGGCAAAACGTATTTGGCGGTCGTCCTGGCCATAGCGGCCTTGAAGGAAGGGTCCGTAAAACGGATCATGCTGACCCGGCCTGCGGTCGAAGCAGGCGAGAACCTCGGCTTTCTGCCCGGCGATCTGCAGGAGAAGGTCGATCCGTACTTGCGCCCGCTGTACGATGCGCTCCATGACGTATTGGGGCCGGATCAGACAGCCAAAGCTTTCGAGCGCGGGCTGATCGAGGTGGCGCCGCTCGCTTATATGCGGGGAAGGACGCTGGACGATTCATTCATTATTTTGGACGAGGCGCAGAACACGACACCCGAGCAAATCAAAATGTTCTTGACCCGTCTCGGGTTCGGCTCGAAGATGGTTATAACCGGCGATGTCACGCAGATCGACCTGCCCAGAGGCCGCAAGTCAGGGTTGATTGAAGCAAGCCGGATTCTGAAGGACATCGAGGAAATCGGATTCATATTATTCTCTGAGCAAGATGTCGTCCGTCACTCGCTTGTTCAAAAGATCATCATGGCGTATAACACGTACGAAGAAGAAACGAATGCGTAA
- a CDS encoding HD family phosphohydrolase, translating to MATGWKHSPAVRWVLLLLFVLLFYFSLAPHLLPKTYDIVQGKPSDRDIIAQGPSEDKKATLEAQEAAAERVEPIYSIVALRPESLLEQLFTRLEQLNQDDQVTEQSKVNIYRNEIPESYMNYINNFVQANRGDGAYNDTLLEEMSTTVKAQAYRIPEETFYKLPSLTQTQLADMRPVGIEIVRKLMMDPLREAETARTKVAELVNASSLSERKTREIVQELARFAIMPNKFLDKEATNEARVKARENTPPVLIKQGDVIVQKGEMVTKEVYDRLAGLGLLQDKRTYLPQLGLLLLSVLFLLVIYSYMEKASIMSDGANTRYNNAQLAMLWVIFLLNVVAMQIVAMTQTESMPYVGYLAPTAMGTMLIVMLLDVQLAVVCSFLFAILSSVIFNMSSGRLFDFNYGFMTAVISFAAIFAIHRASQRSTILKAGIMVSFFGSASVLAMMLIGELPGKTEMIATVAFAFAGGLLTAILVIGLMPFFEVSFGILSALKLVELSNPNHPLLRKLLTETPGTYHHSVMVGNLSEAAAESIGANGLLCRVGSFYHDIGKTKRPSYFIENQSNMENPHDSIDPMLSKSIIVAHARDGVDMLKSHNIPKRIRDIAEQHHGTTFLKFFYYKALKEAEAAGEQPDFTEDDFRYPGPKAQSKEAAIVGISDCVEAAVRSLRNPNVEQIESMINKIIKDRLDDGQLSDCDLTLKELNKIAQTLKETVIGIFHSRIEYPEDVKQKERLA from the coding sequence ATGGCAACCGGATGGAAGCACAGCCCAGCCGTCCGCTGGGTGCTGCTGCTTCTGTTTGTCTTATTATTTTACTTCAGTCTTGCGCCGCATCTGCTGCCGAAGACGTATGACATCGTTCAAGGCAAGCCGAGTGACCGCGATATTATCGCCCAGGGGCCCAGCGAGGATAAGAAAGCGACCCTGGAAGCGCAGGAAGCGGCGGCCGAACGGGTTGAACCGATCTATTCGATCGTGGCCCTGCGCCCCGAATCGCTGCTGGAGCAGTTGTTTACGAGACTGGAGCAATTGAATCAAGACGATCAAGTTACAGAGCAGAGCAAGGTTAATATTTACCGGAATGAGATTCCGGAATCCTATATGAACTATATCAACAATTTCGTGCAAGCGAACCGCGGCGACGGGGCTTATAACGATACACTTCTGGAAGAAATGTCCACCACCGTCAAGGCGCAGGCTTACCGCATTCCGGAAGAGACCTTCTATAAGCTTCCTTCGTTAACCCAGACGCAATTGGCGGACATGCGTCCCGTTGGAATCGAAATTGTGCGCAAGCTTATGATGGATCCTCTTCGCGAAGCGGAGACGGCGCGCACCAAGGTGGCGGAGCTCGTTAACGCAAGCTCGCTATCCGAACGCAAAACGCGCGAGATCGTGCAGGAGCTTGCCCGCTTCGCCATTATGCCGAACAAATTTCTGGATAAAGAAGCGACGAATGAAGCGCGCGTCAAGGCCAGAGAGAATACGCCGCCGGTTCTGATCAAGCAGGGCGATGTAATCGTCCAGAAGGGCGAGATGGTAACCAAGGAAGTGTATGACAGGCTGGCCGGTCTTGGCTTGCTGCAGGACAAGAGAACCTATTTGCCGCAGCTGGGGCTGCTGCTGTTGTCGGTCCTCTTCTTGCTAGTCATCTATAGCTATATGGAGAAAGCATCCATTATGAGCGACGGAGCGAACACGCGGTATAATAACGCCCAGCTCGCCATGCTGTGGGTGATCTTCCTGCTTAATGTCGTCGCCATGCAGATTGTCGCGATGACACAAACCGAGAGCATGCCGTATGTGGGTTATCTGGCGCCGACGGCAATGGGGACGATGCTGATCGTCATGCTGCTCGATGTTCAGTTAGCCGTCGTCTGCTCGTTCCTGTTCGCCATATTGAGCAGCGTCATCTTCAATATGAGCTCGGGTCGTTTATTCGATTTCAATTACGGCTTTATGACCGCTGTCATCTCGTTCGCGGCGATCTTCGCCATTCACCGGGCGAGCCAGCGATCCACCATTCTTAAAGCGGGCATTATGGTCAGCTTCTTCGGCTCCGCATCGGTGCTTGCCATGATGTTAATCGGCGAGCTGCCGGGCAAGACGGAGATGATCGCGACGGTGGCGTTCGCATTCGCCGGAGGCTTGCTGACGGCGATATTGGTTATCGGCCTAATGCCGTTCTTTGAAGTATCCTTCGGCATCTTGTCGGCGCTTAAGCTGGTGGAGCTGTCGAATCCGAACCATCCGCTGCTACGCAAATTGCTTACGGAGACACCGGGCACGTATCATCACAGCGTGATGGTCGGGAATCTGTCGGAAGCGGCTGCGGAGTCGATTGGGGCCAACGGGCTGCTATGCCGCGTCGGATCGTTCTACCATGATATCGGCAAGACGAAGCGCCCGAGCTATTTCATCGAGAACCAGTCCAATATGGAGAATCCGCATGATTCCATCGATCCGATGCTGAGCAAATCGATTATTGTCGCACACGCGCGCGACGGTGTGGACATGCTTAAGAGCCATAACATTCCGAAGCGAATACGCGATATAGCGGAGCAGCATCACGGGACGACGTTCCTAAAGTTCTTCTACTACAAAGCGTTGAAGGAAGCGGAGGCGGCCGGCGAACAGCCGGACTTCACGGAAGACGACTTCCGTTATCCGGGCCCGAAGGCGCAATCCAAGGAAGCGGCGATCGTAGGGATCTCGGACTGCGTGGAAGCGGCTGTCCGGAGCTTGCGCAACCCGAACGTGGAACAAATCGAATCGATGATTAACAAGATCATCAAGGACCGGCTCGATGACGGGCAGCTCAGCGATTGCGATCTGACCTTGAAAGAGCTGAATAAAATTGCGCAAACTTTAAAGGAAACGGTTATCGGCATCTTCCATTCGCGGATTGAGTATCCGGAAGATGTGAAACAGAAGGAGCGGCTGGCATGA